In Verrucomicrobiota bacterium, the following are encoded in one genomic region:
- a CDS encoding dehydrogenase, whose protein sequence is MILSRALLLLPCCLLLGTPAQAATRNGKSYDFPIYTNKPPGKQVGGQHAPATTSALPPAEAQKKFKVPPGFEVRLFAAEPEVVNPVAMTWDDRGRLWVLELYEYPQGAKPGEKSRDRIKILEDTDADGVADKVTVFADGLNLATGLLFGNGGAYVGQAPHLLFLRDTNGDDKADQREILLTGFGLEDRHELLNGFAWGPDGALYMTHGVFTFANVIDPANPSAPPVHMNAALARFHPGTRKFEVYADGTSNPWGVDFDRYGNAYVSACVIDHLFHLAPGGSYVRQSGVPTNPYVYDLLRSIVDHKHHMAAYAGVNVYQGNQYPAEWKGRVVMGNIHQSALNQDRLTPNGSSFKASEEADFLLANDGWFRPVSTQTGPDGALWVMDWYDRYPCYQNANADPEGVDREHGRIWRVVFTGDRPGAPVPSRPGKDMDLSQSSPRELTALLDHPNIWHRRVAQRLLREKKDASIRSDLAALATAANKPLETRLFAFWTLHSTELLEESFLDQMARDSEPALRSWAARFTGERRLASERASDRLILLASDQDPSVRFSVAVATRQFTSGSLTVNTPPPSGAGMNWAGILVPLIEKSADAKDPLIPFAVWLAVEPLFVEDPGPALQWLAESGREHLPLSGQLARKVARRLCDMNDATKIDLAVDFVQKALAVSPEIAVNAISGLLEGQRGKALVPTVPTGELLARLSRHSDPVVQERGRQLGTLWGDAAAILQTIRTLQDEQAPLDNRLQAARSLRQLNNDTARAAMLSLVQGQTPDRLAVEVLSALSEAGGNTVPDTIVSRWASLTPAARRAAADTLASRRNWARSFLAAIERREISPSDLPAAVVRTLVNHRDEYLRNNALRAIGQFREADSDKLQRLAEKRKVALAGSPNLGAGRDVATRTCFVCHKFHGEGGEVGPDLTGVGRSTLDALLRNVIHPNEIIGKGYENVELETKDGRTVSGRLVEENEVSLKLLAAGPKEEVVAKSNLASRRVSELSVMPEGLEQMPDEDFRNMIWYILNPPQDQKPMTPERWRELVGDDKPSAALGIATDGESVALWNPEWRIKSGAAEGLPRKEAEFAGRRNVLITHPFHEREPARVERRLDVPSDGRTRIRVALTAHERGDWVFIARVNGKDVKRQEINSKEPRWKMVEVDLSEYAGKSIEVALENASSSWDHEFGYWQGLEVVTEK, encoded by the coding sequence ATGATCCTCTCGCGAGCTCTTCTTCTCCTTCCCTGCTGCTTGCTGCTCGGCACGCCCGCGCAGGCCGCCACGCGCAACGGCAAGTCCTACGATTTCCCCATCTACACCAACAAGCCGCCCGGCAAGCAGGTGGGAGGACAACACGCCCCCGCCACCACGTCCGCCCTGCCCCCCGCCGAAGCGCAGAAGAAATTCAAAGTGCCCCCGGGCTTCGAAGTCCGCCTTTTTGCCGCCGAACCGGAAGTCGTCAATCCCGTCGCCATGACTTGGGACGATCGCGGACGTCTCTGGGTGTTGGAGCTCTACGAATATCCCCAGGGAGCCAAGCCCGGCGAGAAATCGCGGGACCGAATCAAGATCCTGGAAGATACCGACGCGGACGGCGTGGCGGACAAGGTCACGGTCTTTGCGGACGGATTGAATCTGGCAACCGGACTTTTGTTCGGCAACGGCGGAGCGTATGTGGGTCAAGCACCACATCTCCTTTTCCTCCGGGACACCAACGGCGATGACAAGGCGGACCAGCGGGAGATCCTTCTCACCGGCTTCGGGCTCGAAGACCGCCATGAGTTATTAAACGGGTTTGCTTGGGGGCCCGACGGCGCGCTCTACATGACGCACGGCGTGTTCACGTTCGCAAACGTCATCGATCCGGCGAATCCTTCGGCTCCACCCGTGCACATGAACGCCGCGCTGGCGAGGTTCCATCCCGGCACGAGAAAGTTCGAAGTCTACGCCGACGGCACCAGCAATCCCTGGGGGGTGGATTTCGACCGGTACGGCAACGCCTACGTCAGCGCTTGCGTGATCGATCATCTGTTTCATCTCGCCCCGGGCGGCAGTTATGTCCGCCAAAGCGGCGTGCCCACGAACCCGTACGTCTACGACTTGCTGCGGTCCATCGTCGATCACAAGCATCACATGGCAGCCTACGCGGGCGTGAACGTGTACCAGGGAAATCAATATCCGGCGGAGTGGAAGGGCCGTGTCGTCATGGGCAACATCCATCAAAGCGCCCTCAACCAAGACCGGCTGACTCCCAACGGATCGAGCTTCAAAGCCTCCGAAGAAGCGGATTTCCTGCTGGCGAACGACGGCTGGTTCCGCCCCGTCAGCACTCAGACGGGTCCCGACGGCGCGTTGTGGGTGATGGATTGGTACGACCGGTATCCGTGCTACCAAAACGCCAATGCCGATCCTGAGGGCGTCGATCGGGAACACGGCCGCATTTGGCGTGTCGTGTTCACGGGCGACCGCCCCGGCGCACCTGTCCCCAGCCGTCCCGGCAAGGACATGGATCTTTCCCAATCCAGCCCCCGCGAGCTGACCGCGCTTCTGGATCATCCCAACATCTGGCACCGCCGCGTGGCTCAGCGCCTGCTTCGCGAGAAGAAGGATGCTTCGATTCGTTCCGACTTGGCGGCGTTGGCGACAGCGGCGAACAAGCCGTTGGAGACGCGGTTGTTCGCTTTCTGGACCCTTCACAGCACGGAACTGCTGGAGGAGTCGTTTCTCGACCAAATGGCCAGGGATTCGGAACCGGCCCTGCGTTCCTGGGCAGCGAGGTTCACCGGCGAACGCAGGCTCGCGAGCGAGCGAGCGTCCGATCGCTTGATCCTGCTGGCGTCGGATCAGGATCCGTCGGTTCGCTTTTCCGTCGCGGTGGCCACGCGCCAATTCACCTCGGGTTCCCTGACGGTGAACACGCCTCCTCCCTCGGGAGCAGGGATGAATTGGGCGGGCATCCTGGTGCCGCTCATCGAGAAATCCGCCGACGCCAAGGATCCACTGATCCCGTTCGCCGTCTGGCTGGCGGTCGAACCCTTGTTCGTGGAGGATCCGGGTCCGGCTCTCCAATGGCTGGCGGAATCCGGACGGGAGCACCTGCCATTGTCCGGTCAGTTGGCGCGCAAAGTGGCTCGCCGGCTCTGCGACATGAACGACGCCACCAAGATCGATCTTGCGGTGGACTTCGTGCAGAAGGCACTGGCCGTGTCGCCTGAAATTGCGGTCAACGCCATCAGCGGCCTTTTGGAAGGCCAGCGCGGCAAGGCGCTCGTGCCCACGGTTCCCACCGGCGAATTGCTTGCCCGTTTGTCCCGGCACTCGGATCCGGTGGTGCAGGAGCGCGGACGTCAATTGGGAACGCTGTGGGGCGATGCCGCGGCCATTCTGCAAACCATCCGCACCCTCCAGGACGAACAAGCCCCGTTGGACAACCGCCTGCAAGCCGCGCGCTCGCTCCGCCAGTTGAACAACGACACGGCCCGCGCAGCGATGTTGTCGCTGGTTCAAGGTCAAACGCCGGATCGCCTGGCCGTCGAGGTGCTCTCGGCCTTGAGCGAAGCCGGGGGGAACACCGTGCCCGACACCATCGTGAGCCGGTGGGCCAGCTTGACTCCCGCCGCCAGACGGGCCGCGGCCGACACCCTCGCTTCCCGGCGCAACTGGGCTCGATCCTTTCTGGCCGCGATCGAACGCCGCGAAATCTCGCCCAGCGACCTTCCCGCCGCCGTCGTTCGCACCCTCGTCAATCATCGCGATGAATACCTGCGCAACAACGCCCTCCGCGCCATCGGCCAGTTCCGGGAAGCGGATTCCGACAAACTTCAGCGCCTCGCGGAAAAGCGGAAGGTGGCGCTGGCGGGTTCTCCGAATTTAGGCGCGGGGCGCGATGTCGCCACTCGAACTTGCTTCGTTTGCCACAAGTTCCACGGCGAAGGGGGAGAAGTGGGGCCGGACCTCACCGGGGTCGGACGCTCCACGCTCGACGCGCTGCTGCGCAACGTCATTCATCCCAACGAAATCATCGGGAAAGGTTACGAGAACGTCGAACTCGAGACCAAGGACGGCCGCACGGTTTCCGGCCGTCTCGTCGAGGAGAATGAGGTGTCGCTCAAACTGCTGGCAGCCGGTCCCAAAGAAGAAGTGGTGGCCAAATCCAATCTCGCCTCGCGCCGGGTCAGCGAACTTTCCGTCATGCCTGAAGGGCTGGAACAAATGCCGGACGAAGACTTTCGGAACATGATTTGGTACATCCTGAATCCGCCCCAGGACCAGAAGCCCATGACACCCGAACGCTGGCGCGAGCTGGTGGGAGACGACAAGCCCTCCGCGGCGCTCGGCATCGCGACGGACGGAGAGTCGGTCGCCTTGTGGAATCCGGAATGGCGGATAAAAAGCGGCGCCGCCGAAGGATTGCCGCGCAAGGAAGCCGAGTTCGCCGGCCGCCGGAACGTTCTGATCACCCATCCCTTCCACGAGCGTGAACCCGCCCGCGTCGAGCGGAGACTGGACGTCCCCTCGGACGGACGAACCCGGATACGAGTCGCGCTGACCGCCCATGAGCGGGGGGATTGGGTTTTCATCGCGCGCGTGAACGGGAAAGACGTGAAAAGGCAGGAAATCAATTCGAAGGAACCGCGTTGGAAGATGGTCGAGGTGGATCTGAGCGAGTATGCTGGGAAAAGCATCGAAGTGGCTCTCGAAAACGCGTCCAGCAGCTGGGATCATGAGTTTGGATACTGGCAGGGCCTGGAAGTGGTCACGGAGAAGTGA